The Pseudoliparis swirei isolate HS2019 ecotype Mariana Trench chromosome 16, NWPU_hadal_v1, whole genome shotgun sequence genome includes a window with the following:
- the shha gene encoding sonic hedgehog protein translates to MLLWTRIVLVGLVCLSLVASGMGCGPGRGYGRRRHPKKLTPLAYKQFIPNVAEKTLGASGRYEGKITRNSERFKELTPNYNTDIIFKDEENTGADRLMTQRCKDKLNSLAISVMNQWPGVKLRVTEGWDEDGHHFEESLHYEGRAVDITTSDRDKSKYGTLSRLAVEAGFDWVYYESKAHIHCSVKAENSVAAKSGGCFPGSSTVTLQDGTEKPVGLLQPGDRVLAADGEGNPVYTDFIMFIDQDSATTRLFYVIETESGHTVTLTAAHLLFVGHNATKRAQQMSAVFASQVRSGQKVFVFESERSRLEPVTVKRIYTQEHEGSFAPVTMQGTVVVDRVLASCYAVIEDHDLAHWALAPVRLAHWVSSLLFPSQPRARAQSDGVHWYSKILYQLGTWLLDSHSIHPLGMSVSSS, encoded by the exons ATGCTGCTCTGGACCAGAATCGTATTGGTGGGTCTCGTCTGCTTGTCCTTGGTCGCCTCTGGGATGGGATGCGGACCGGGCAGGGGCTACGGCAGGAGAAGACACCCGAAGAAGCTGACACCTCTTGCGTACAAGCAGTTCATCCCCAACGTGGCGGAGAAGACCCTCGGGGCAAGCGGCAGATACGAAGGCAAGATCACGAGAAACTCCGAGCGATTTAAAGAGCTGACTCCCAATTATAACACAGACATCATATTCAAGGACGAGGAGAACACCGGTGCCGACCGGCTAATGACTCAG AGATGTAAAGACAAGTTGAACTCCCTGGCCATCTCGGTGATGAATCAGTGGCCCGGGGTGAAGCTGCGGGTCACCGAGGGATGGGACGAAGACGGACACCACTTCGAGGAGTCGCTCCACTACGAGGGCCGGGCCGTGGACATCACCACCTCGGACAGAGACAAGAGCAAGTACGGCACTCTGTCCCGGCTGGCGGTGGAGGCCGGGTTCGACTGGGTCTACTACGAATCCAAAGCCCACATCCACTGCTCGGTGAAAGCAG AAAACTCCGTGGCAGCGAAGTCCGGCGGCTGCTTCCCGGGCTCTTCCACCGTCACCCTGCAGGACGGCACCGAGAAGCCGGTCGGACTCCTCCAACCGGGAGACCGGGTCCTGGCAGCAGACGGCGAGGGGAACCCCGTGTACACCGACTTCATCATGTTCATTGACCAAGACTCCGCGACCACGAGGCTCTTCTACGTGATCGAAACCGAGTCGGGCCACACGGTCACACTCACCGCGGCGCACCTCCTCTTCGTGGGCCACAACGCCACCAAAAGGGCGCAGCAGATGTCCGCGGTGTTCGCCAGCCAAGTGCGATCTGGACAAAAAGTGTTCGTGTTCGAGTCCGAGCGAAGTCGACTGGAGCCCGTGACCGTAAAACGGATTTACACGCAAGAGCACGAGGGCTCCTTCGCGCCGGTAACCATGCAGGGGACCGTGGTGGTGGACCGGGTGCTCGCGTCCTGTTACGCGGTGATTGAAGACCACGACCTGGCGCACTGGGCCCTGGCACCCGTCAGGCTCGCCCACTGGGTGTCCTCGTTGCTGTTCCCTTCCCAGCCTCGTGCCCGCGCGCAGAGCGACGGGGTGCACTGGTACTCCAAGATCCTTTATCAATTAGGAACATGGCTCCTGGACAGCCACTCGATCCATCCACTTGGGATGTCCGTGTCCTCAAGTTGA